The following proteins are co-located in the Gossypium hirsutum isolate 1008001.06 chromosome A02, Gossypium_hirsutum_v2.1, whole genome shotgun sequence genome:
- the LOC121210353 gene encoding uncharacterized protein — protein sequence MKMITCDRATYDAAVMAHKKYEPFLNKSIDHYDEMALAVGKDKATRSFARTFADIDLDDANQDLVPIDGDNEEIEEVRTNVSSSGTSKRKRKNVQESIVDEQIKFVSEQLGRIANALEQFTADKTPNLYEEVMSVEEEGFNDDFLCSMFDYLVSHESEAKAFLVKSKKHRKIWLQKFSQG from the exons atgaaaatgatcacatgtgatagagcgacatatgatgcagcagtgatg gcacacaagaagtatgaaccatttttgaataaaagcattgatcattatgatgaaatggctttggCTGTTGGAAAAGATAAGGCAACAAggagttttgccagaacatttgctgacatagatttggatgatgcTAACCAAGATTTAGTGCCTATAGACGGAGACAATGAAGAGAttgaagaggtaagaacaaatgtatcttcatctggcacatccaaacgtaaaagaaaaaatgttcaagaaagtatcgttgatgaacaaattaaatttgtaagTGAACAACTTGGCAgaattgctaatgctttggaacaatttactGCGGATAAGACACCAAATCTTTACGAAGAAGTGATGTCGGTGGAGGAAGAAGGATTTAATGATGACTTCCTGTGTTCCATGTTTGATTATCTAGTAAGTCATGAATCCGAGGccaaagcttttttagttaaaagtaagaagcatagaaaaatttggcttcaaaaattttctcaaggctga
- the LOC107939979 gene encoding uncharacterized protein isoform X2 translates to MSKKRKSDTTRLDEEKLFEWILRQQEEGLKVMTTDIVAYLQNELEYGAEDFPMSPRQPFQQQQHPRPATHQNNLGSPFSSNPISAGTIARGVRSADYQAKNSVFSNALSSPVRQSLQHYHSVSGANNISSSTNEPRNNETYHINLQNRETDSPSTNDCMDMHADDSPHQDFPF, encoded by the exons aTGTCGAAGAAGAGGAAATCCGATACTACGCGCCTGGATGAG GAGAAACTTTTTGAGTGGATTTTGAGGCAGCAAGAAGAAGGATTGAAAGTGATGACAACTGATATTGTTGCTTATTTGCAG AATGAGCTTGAATATGGAGCAGAGGATTTCCCAATGTCCCCCAGACAGCCATTTCAGCAGCAGCAGCACCCTCGGCCTGCAACACACCAGAACAACTTAGGTTCTCCTTTTTCTTCTAATCCAATTTCAGCAGGCACAATTGCGCGAGGAGTTCGTTCTGCGGATTACCAAGCAAAGAACTCCGTATTTTCAAATGCACTCTCCAGCCCTGTTCGTCAGAGCCTTCAGCACTACCACTCAGTTTCGGGTGCAAATAACATCAGCTCCTCTACCAATGAACCTCGAAATAATGAAACCTACCACATTAACCTACAAAACAGAGAAACTGATTCCCCAAGCACTAACGATTGCATGGATATGCATGCTGATGATAGTCCACACCAAGATTTTCCTTTCTGA
- the LOC107939977 gene encoding uncharacterized protein — translation MTKKRKSDATRLDEVDRTMYTSFCSAANSLSQLYTQAMNHQRLSFQAGERHALEKLYQWILRQQEEGSRATTVDIVAYLQNELEYGGDEPPVSPRLPLQHPHSQAPTQSNNLGAPVLSNPLSSVNVGQGVRPGDNQVKNSVFSNALSSPVRRSLQPYHLAQGGYNSNNVLSSVNGQRNNESNYCHQQNREANSPSSNDCMDMHADD, via the exons ATGACGAAGAAGAGAAAATCCGACGCCACGCGCCTTGACGAGGTTGATCGGACCATGTACACCAGTTTTTGCAGCGCTGCGAACTCCCTCTCCCAGCTTTACACCCAGGCTATGAACCACCAACGCCTTTCTTTTCAGGCCGGTGAACGTCACGCGCTG GAGAAACTCTATCAATGGATTCTGAGGCAGCAAGAAGAAGGGTCAAGGGCTACAACTGTTGATATAGTTGCTTATTTGCAG AATGAGCTTGAATATGGAGGAGATGAGCCACCGGTGTCTCCTAGGCTGCCGTTGCAACACCCACATTCCCAGGCTCCAACGCAGTCGAACAATTTAGGTGCCCCTGTTCTGTCCAATCCATTGTCATCGGTAAATGTTGGGCAGGGAGTTCGGCCTGGTGATAACCAAGTTAAGAACTCTGTATTCTCGAACGCCCTCTCAAGCCCCGTTCGCCGGAGCCTTCAGCCCTACCACTTGGCGCAGGGCGGCTACAATTCAAATAACGTTTTATCTTCAGTAAACGGACAACGGAATAACGAGAGCAACTATTGTCACCAACAAAATAGGGAAGCCAATTCCCCCAGCTCTAATGACTGTATGGACATGCATGCCGATGATTAG
- the LOC107939979 gene encoding uncharacterized protein isoform X1, with amino-acid sequence MSKKRKSDTTRLDEVSRSMYTAFCSAANSLSQLYSHSMNHQSFSFLAGERYALEKLFEWILRQQEEGLKVMTTDIVAYLQNELEYGAEDFPMSPRQPFQQQQHPRPATHQNNLGSPFSSNPISAGTIARGVRSADYQAKNSVFSNALSSPVRQSLQHYHSVSGANNISSSTNEPRNNETYHINLQNRETDSPSTNDCMDMHADDSPHQDFPF; translated from the exons aTGTCGAAGAAGAGGAAATCCGATACTACGCGCCTGGATGAGGTGAGTCGGAGCATGTACACTGCCTTCTGCAGCGCCGCTAATTCTCTTTCTCAGCTTTATTCCCACTCCATGAACCACCAGAGCTTCTCTTTCCTGGCTGGCGAACGTTACGCCTTG GAGAAACTTTTTGAGTGGATTTTGAGGCAGCAAGAAGAAGGATTGAAAGTGATGACAACTGATATTGTTGCTTATTTGCAG AATGAGCTTGAATATGGAGCAGAGGATTTCCCAATGTCCCCCAGACAGCCATTTCAGCAGCAGCAGCACCCTCGGCCTGCAACACACCAGAACAACTTAGGTTCTCCTTTTTCTTCTAATCCAATTTCAGCAGGCACAATTGCGCGAGGAGTTCGTTCTGCGGATTACCAAGCAAAGAACTCCGTATTTTCAAATGCACTCTCCAGCCCTGTTCGTCAGAGCCTTCAGCACTACCACTCAGTTTCGGGTGCAAATAACATCAGCTCCTCTACCAATGAACCTCGAAATAATGAAACCTACCACATTAACCTACAAAACAGAGAAACTGATTCCCCAAGCACTAACGATTGCATGGATATGCATGCTGATGATAGTCCACACCAAGATTTTCCTTTCTGA